A genomic window from Motacilla alba alba isolate MOTALB_02 chromosome 2, Motacilla_alba_V1.0_pri, whole genome shotgun sequence includes:
- the LOC119697252 gene encoding fibrinogen silencer-binding protein: MVGKARSSNFTLSEKLDLLKLVKPYVKILEEHTNKHSVIVEKNKCWDIIADNYNAIGVDRPPRTAQGLRTLYKRLKEYAKQELLQQKETHSDCKSSISEPTKKVVEMIPQISNVCLRDRSGVQSASIDKETIAGTSSPQAMLDHHPATVMMDLQSEEDVKPPPSLIIDSQQNENLEQEEEHQLVHIMERSPSTSVSSVDMRVMMSPSPVPRRDEFFRLEVGERFRPMCGYDPQMLQMLKEEHQIILENQRKIGLYVQEKRDGLKRKQQLEEELLRTKIKVEKLKAIRLRRDLPEYSNI, from the exons ATGGTTGGGAAGGCCAGATCTTCTAATTTTACCTTATCTGAAAAGCTCGATTTGCTAAAACTCGTGAAGCCGTATGTTAAAATTCTCGAGGAACATACCAATAAGCATTCTGTAatagtggaaaaaaacaaatgctggGATATTATAGCTGATAACTACAATGCCATCGGAGTAGATCGCCCTCCTCGTACTGCACAGGGCCTGCGCACGCTGTACAAGAGGCTCAAAGAATATGCCAAACAGGAGCTATTGCAGCAAAAGGAGACTCACTCAGActgtaaaagcagcatttccgAGCCAACCAAGAAAGTTGTGGAAATGATTCCACAGATTTCCAATGTGTGTTTAAGAGACAGGAGCGGTGTTCAAAG TGCTAGTATCGATAAAGAAACAATTGCTGGTACCAGTTCACCACAGGCAATGTTGGATCACCATCCTGCGACAGTCATGATGGACTTGCAGTCGGAAGAGGATGTCAAACCTCCTCCTTCTCTGATTATAGACTCACAGCAAAATGAGAACTTAGAGCAAGAGGAAGAACACCAGCTGGTGCATATTATGGAAAGGTCTCCTTCAACATCAGTGTCTTCAGTTGACATGAGAGTGATGATGTCTCCTTCCCCTGTACCAAGAAGAGATGAGTTTTTTAGGCTTGAGGTTGGAGAACGCTTTAGACCAATGTGTGGTTATGACCCACAGATGTTACAAATGCTGAAAGAGGAGCATCAAATAATATtagaaaaccaaagaaaaatcgGTCTTTATGTCCAAGAAAAAAGGGATGgtttgaaaagaaagcagcaacTGGAAGAAGAACTGTTGCGAACAAAAATCAAAGTAGAGAAGCTGAAGGCAATACGACTACGCCGTGATCTGCCAGAATACAGCaatatctaa